In Vigna unguiculata cultivar IT97K-499-35 chromosome 3, ASM411807v1, whole genome shotgun sequence, a single genomic region encodes these proteins:
- the LOC114176593 gene encoding 60S ribosomal protein L44, which yields MVNVPKTKKTYCKSKECRKHTLHKVTQYKKGKDSIAAQGKRRYDRKQSGYGGQTKPVFHKKAKTTKKIVLRLQCQGCKHVSQHPIKRCKHFEIGGDKKGKGTSLF from the exons ATG GTGAACGTTCCGAAGACCAAGAAAACCTACTGCAAGAGCAAGGAGTGCAGGAAGCACACTCTCCACAAGGTCACCCAATACAAGAAGGGTAAGGACAGCATCGCCGCTCAGGGAAAACGCCGTTATGACCGTAAACAGTCCGGTTACGGTGGACAGACCAAGCCCGTTTTCCACAAAAAG gcAAAAACCACCAAGAAAATCGTGCTGAGGCTCCAGTGCCAGGGATGCAAACATGTCTCCCAACATCCAATCAAG AGGTGCAAGCACTTCGAAATCGGCGGCGACAAAAAGGGAAAGGGAACCTCTCTGTTTTAG
- the LOC114176592 gene encoding putative clathrin assembly protein At1g03050: MAPGSLRRAIGAVKDQTSIGLAKVGNSTSLADLHVAIVKATKHDEYPAEEKHMREILSLTCYSRTFISACVNILSRRLSRTSSWTVALKTLILIQRLLSEGDPAYEQEIFFATRRGTRFLNMSDFRDNSKYNSWEFSAFLRTYALYLDERLEYRMQSKRGKRSRFASDEEEDETMERESENGRHSRERDSEREMVKATPISELKTSNLFSKMQHLQLVLERFIACRPTGKAKTHRLVTVALYPIVKESFQIYNNITEILTIFIDRFVGMEIPECIRVYDIFCRVGKQYDELDLFYSWSKNIGIARSTEYPDIERVTTKKLEIMDQYIRDKAQNKKNQTQEENSEEEEAEAKAEEEKNEIKALPAPEHLCQEAAEDVVKEERKEEAREEKIVQTERDLLDFGDDMVTSEEHGDKLALALFDGAVAESSATQALPWHAFDDAVDWETALVQSPSNLSNRKPSLGGGFDTLLLDSMYRQAATNAAMQGQTYGSASSMALGFRGGPAMLALPAPQTSGGSASLDPFAASLAVAPPAYVQMSEIERRQKLLMEEQVMWQQYTNSMHGNAAFTIQPNNTYQMPQYQQNYGHYYY; this comes from the exons ATGGCTCCAGGGTCATTAAGAAGAGCCATTGGAGCAGTGAAGGATCAAACGAGCATAGGCCTAGCGAAGGTGGGAAATAGCACCTCACTTGCTGATCTTCACGTGGCAATTGTAAAAGCAACGAAGCATGATGAATACCCAGCTGAAGAGAAGCACATGAGGGAGATTCTGAGCTTAACATGTTACTCTCGGACATTCATCAGTGCATGTGTAAACATCCTCTCAAGGCGTCTCAGCAGGACCAGTAGTTGGACAGTGGCTTTAAAAACACTCATTTTGATTCAAAGGTTGCTGTCGGAGGGTGATCCTGCGTATGAACAAGAAATATTCTTTGCAACTCGTCGCGGGACTCGCTTCCTCAACATGTCTGATTTCAGGGACAACTCAAAGTATAATTCATGGGAATTCTCTGCATTTCTACGCACCTATGCATTATATCTAGATGAAAGACTCGAGTATAGGATGCAAAGCAAACGTGGAAAGCGAAGCAGGTTTGCTTCTGATGAGGAAGAAGACGAAACcatggagagagaaagtgaaaaTGGTAGACATTCTAGAGAAAGAGACAGCGAAAGAGAAATGGTCAAAGCCACCCCAATTTCTGAATTGAAAACTAGCAATCTGTTTTCCAAAATGCAACACTTGCAATTGGTGCTTGAGCGCTTCATAGCTTGTCGTCCCACAG GGAAAGCAAAGACGCATCGACTTGTGACGGTGGCTCTCTACCCCATTGTGAAGGAGAGTTTCCAAATATATAACAACATCACAGAAATATTGACTATCTTCATTGATCGTTTCGTTGGCATGGAGATACCAGAGTGCATTAGGGTGTATGACATTTTTTGTCGCGTTGGGAAACAATATGATGAGCTAGATTTATTCTACAGCTGGTCCAAGAATATTGGAATTGCTCGCTCTACTGAGTACCCCGACATTGAGAGGGTTACAACAAAGAAGCTAGAGATCATGGATCAGTACATCAGAGACAAagcacaaaacaagaaaaaccaAACCCAAGAAGAAAACagcgaagaagaagaagcagaagCAAAGGCAGAGGAGGAGAAGAATGAAATCAAGGCACTGCCAGCGCCAGAACATTTATGCCAAGAAGCAGCAGAAGATGTTGTAAAGGAAGAGAGGAAGGAAGAAGCCAGAGAGGAAAAAATAGTGCAAACAGAGCGTGATCTATTGGATTTTGGAGATGACATGGTGACAAGTGAAGAACATGGAGACAAGCTAGCCTTGGCATTATTTGATGGTGCAGTAGCAGAATCAAGTGCAACGCAAGCGCTTCCTTGGCATGCATTTGATGATGCAGTAGATTGGGAAACAGCATTAGTCCAATCACCCAGCAACTTATCAAACCGAAAGCCATCATTAGGAGGTGGATTTGACACACTTTTGTTGGATAGTATGTATAGACAAGCAGCAACAAATGCAGCTATGCAGGGACAAACTTATGGCAGTGCTAGCAGTATGGCTCTAGGGTTTAGAGGAGGGCCTGCAATGCTTGCATTACCTGCACCACAAACATCAGGAGGCAGTGCTAGTTTAGATCCCTTCGCAGCCTCATTGGCAGTGGCACCTCCAGCTTACGTTCAAATGTCAGAGATAGAGAGAAGACAGAAACTGTTAATGGAGGAACAGGTGATGTGGCAACAATATACAAATAGCATGCACGGAAATGCTGCATTTACAATACAACCTAACAATACTTATCAAATGCCTCAGTATCAACAAAACTATggacattattattattaa